The Ignavibacteria bacterium genome contains the following window.
TTATTGGTTGGTGAAAGTTTTTCACCAAAAAGAAAAATTTCTCCATCATCAGGGTAAATTAAAGTCGTTAACATTCTAATGGTTGTACTTTTACCAGCTCCGTTTGGACCAAGAAAACTAAAAACATCACCTTTATAAACTTCAAGGTCTAAATTATCTACAGCAATAAGTTTTTTGAATCGCTTAGTTAATTTTTTGGTCTGAAGTACAATTTCCATATCGCAAAATTTTTGTTCCAAAGCTAAATAATTTTATAGTAATAAATAATGAAATAAAATTGACCTGATTAAATCATTTATTATTAGCATTAGCCATTCAAGAATAAATTTTCTCAGATCGTACTAAGATTATATATGTTTGATTCAACGCCTTTCTGATTTAGAAAATTTTTACTTTTAATTTATCGAATAGAAATTTGAAAAAGCATTTTGTTTCATTGCAAGAATGAACTAATAATTTATGACTTGCACGATATTCTTTGTAAATCATTTTTTATAAAATCACCTTAACTAATGTTTCAACATCTAATAATTTTAATTAGCAAAATATCATTGCGGTATTTTAAAAACAGCCTTCTAATCCTTGACATTCAATATAATCTATCATAAAATTGAATAAGATTAAAATAATTAAGGTTGATAAAGATGAAACAAAACAGAATCCTCGTCCTAAGTTTTATTTTCATTTTAATGCTTTTCTATTTTTCAAGTTGTGGTAAATCACCAACTCAACCAGAAACGCCAACACTTGAAAGTGTAACATTAAACGGTCAGGTTATTGATTTTGAGACTGGACAAGCAATCGAGAATGCAGCTGTAAAGATTTTAGCCGACACAACGCAATATGGAACAACCACTGATGCCAATGGAAAATTTTCCAAAACAATTCAGATATCAAAAAGTTTAGATTTAATTGTTGTAGCGTCAAAGGAAAATTATAAAAGTGATTCAACAAAAGTCTTTGCAGTCCCCGGAAGAACCATTGATGTTCCTACACTTAAAATTGAGAGAATAAAAACAACCTCAACGAGTGGACAACCTGCAAGCATTGTTTTAGTAAATCAAACCTTCCCTTCGATAGGAGTAAAAGAAAGTGGAGATAATGAAACCACAACTCTTACATTTGAAGTTCGTGATTCGAGTGGCAATCCAATAGGTATAGACAAATCTGTTACAGTTAATTTCACTCTGGGTGCGAATCCCGGCGGAGGAATTATTGTTGATCCTCCATCTAAAAAAACAAACAGCGAAGGAAAAGTGTCAGTTAATATTACAAGCGGGACCATTGCAGGAGTTGTACAAATTATTGCAGAAATAAATCTTGGGACAAAAATTATCAGATCAAAACCAGTAAATATTGCAATTCACGGTGGATTGCCCGATTACAATCATTTTTCAATTGCAGCTGAATATCACAATGTTCCAGGTTTAGTTAAGTATGGTTTTACAGATAATATAACTGCTTATGTTGGTGATAAATATTCAAATCCTGTAAAACCAAACACAATAGTTTACTTCTCAACCACCGGCGGGATAATACAAGGGTCAGCGATAACAAACGAATTAGGAACCGCAACAGCAACTTTGTTAACCGCACTTCCAGCTCCAATTCATCCAACACTTGGACCTGGATTTGCCACCATTAGAGCTTCAACTGCTGATGAAAATAATCAAACAATCTCAAGAGAAATTGTGATTTTATTTTCCGGGCATCCGCAATTAACAATTTCTCCAACTACAATTGATGTTCCTAATGGTGGTTCACAAACTTTCACATATACCGTAGCTGATTTGAATGGCAATCCAATTGCTTCAGGAAATACAATCTCAGTAACAGTTGAGGGAAATGTAAAAGCTCAGGGTGATGTAAGCATTAATATGCCCGATACTCAGAGCAGAAGCTGGACACAATTCAGCTTTACACTTATAGATGCTGATCCAGAAAAATTTGATCCTCAACCTGTAACAGTCAAAATTGAAGTAGATGGTGTGAATGGTAAAAACTCTATTTCTATTTCCGGTACATCAAGGTAATGGTTTAAACAATGAGTAATCTCATCCAAATTTTAATTTTAGTTTTAATCGGATTAATAACCGGAGGGCTTAGTGGACTTCTTGGCATTGGCGGAGGGATTATTGTAATTCCAGCACTTGTCCTTCTTCTTAACTTTTCACAGAAATTAGCTCAAGGAACATCTCTGGCTATGCTTTTACCTCCAATTGGTTTACTTGCAGCTTATAATTATTACAAAGCCGGATATGTCGATGTAAAGTCTGCGGTAATTCTAATTACAACTTTTATTATTGGAAGCTACATTTCTTCTTATTGGGCTGTAAATCTGCCAGAAAACATCATAAAAAAAATCTTTGCTGTCTTTCTGATAATTTATGCTGTAAAAATCTTGCTCGAATAATCACATAAAAAACATTCCAATACGATAAACTAGAAAACAAACAAAAAAGGCGATTGTTAAGGGTAAGAAGTTAGAGATAATTGTCCATTTCACACTTCGCGTCTCTTTGTAAATAGTCCAGGTTGTGGTCGAGCAGGGATAATGAAGAAGTGAAAAAAGCATTAAACAAATTGCTGTAAGAACTGTCCATTCATTTTGTAAGAATAATTCCTTTAACTGGGCAAGGTCAAGTTCAACCATTTTACTCTGAGAAGAGTAAATCATTATGATAGTTGGAATGATAATTTCATTGGCAGGGATAGCAATTATATAAGCTAAAAGAATTGCTCCATCAAGTCCAATGGCTTTACCAATTGGATTAAGAAAGTCAACACCATAGGACATTAAAGTTCTTCCATCAACACTAATATTCCCAAGCAACCAGATTAATCCGCCTGCCGGTGCAGCCATAGTAATTGCTCTTCCAAGAACAAAAAGAGTTCGATCAATGAAAGATGTGTAAAGTATTCGAAGAATCTGAGGTTTTCTGTAAGGCGGTAATTCTAATTTAAATGCAGAAGGTTCTCCTTTTAATAAAGTATTGCTCAATAATTTTGAGACTAAAAGAGTAATCAAAATTCCGAATAAAGTTACACCGACCACAGTCCCTGCTGCAACAAACGAAGAAATACTTGCTGGGAATGAGGCAGCGACAAAAATTGTTGCAAGCATAATGATTAGCGGCCATCTTCCGTTGCAAGGGACGAAATTATTAGTAAGAATTGCAATTAATCTTTCTCTTGGTGAATCAATTATTCTTGTTGATACAACACCGGCGGCATTGCAGCCAAAGCCCATTCCCATTGTCAAAGCCTGTTTACCATGCGCACCAGCCCATTTGAAAAGTTTATCAAGATTAAAAGCTACTCTTGGCAGGTAACCAGCATCTTCAAGAATTGTAAATATTGGGAAGAAAATCGCCATCGGTGGAAGCATTACTGAGACGACCCATGCAGTTGCTCGATAAACACCATCAACTAAAAATCCAGTTAACCAGGAAGGCGCATTAATGAAATTAAAAAACAATTTCAGTTTGTCTTCAATCCAGAACAATCCAGTTGCCAGTAATTCAGATGGATAGTTAGCTCCTTTTATTGTTAAGAAAAAGACGCCTGCCAACAAAAGAAGCATCAACGGAAAACCAAAATACTTTGAAGTTAAAAGTTGATCTAACTTTAATTCAAATTGATGAATACCTTCAGATTTTTTTCTTACGCTTCTCGAAACAACTTTACTTGCATGGATATAAATTTCTTCAACAAGTTCATCATCAATTTTACTGCGAATTATAGGATCACAACTATCAGCAATTTCAAGTATGATTTTGATTTCTTCTTTCATCGTAACTCACCGTTTCCATTAATTAGACCTTTATTAATTAATTCAAGTAAGTTTCCTTGTTCAATTGCTTTTCTAATTTTCAAGTCACCCTCAAGTAATCTGAGAGCAATCCACTCACTGGCATAAAGTCCAGGAAAAGTTTTTTCAATTAAAGGAACAAGTTGATTTAATTTTTCTTGTATTTCTTTCTTATGTTGAATTTTTATCGGTTTAGGTTTTAAAATTCTATTCGACACCAGATGAATTTTTTCTTTTAGTTCATCAATACCTTCGCCTGAACGTGCATTTGTCAAAATCACAGGAATCCCCAGTTCTTTTTCAAGTGTATCTTTATCGATCTCAATGCCTTTCCGTTTTGCTTCATCGATTAGATTCACACATAAAATACAGCGATTTGTGATCTGCATAATTTGAAAAGCTAAATTTAAATTTCTTTCCAGAACTGAAGCATCACAGACTATAACAGTTGCATCAGGATTACCGAATAGGATAAAATCTCTTGCAATCTCTTCATCTTCAGATGTTGAAAGCAAAGAATATGTTCCTGGCAAATCAATCAATGTATATTCTTCGTCCTGTATCTTAAAAACTCCTTCCGCTCTTGTTACAGTCTTTCCTGGCCAGTTTCCTGTGTGTTGCTTTAAACCTGTCAAACGATTAAAGATTGTGCTTTTCCCTGTATTTGGATTTCCAGCAAGTGCAATAACTTTATTTTCTCTTTTGGGCAAAATTTCTATTTGAACAAACTGTTCATCATTAACTTTCTTCTTCCAGAACATACTAATTAATTAACTCCACTTCTATTTTTTCACTTTCTTCTTTTCTTAAAGCTATGATTGTATCTCGAACAAGATATGCAACTGGATCACCAAGCGGACTTTCAAAAACCACCGATATAACAGTTCCAGGTATAAATCCGAGATCAAGCAGCCGTCTCCTGGTCAATCCGTTTAGATTTACACTTACAATCATCCCTTTTTCGCCTCTTCTCAAATCAGAAAGTTTTTTAGTCATTTTATTTTTTCGACAAAAATATTCTGAGATATTTTTTCGCTGATGCTGTGTTTTTTATTCTCAACATTAACAACCATTGAATTATCAAATGATCGTTTTTCGAGAACAGTAACTTTATTTCCAACAATCAGTCCAGAATCAAAAAGATATTTAAGCAAATCTTTACTATGATCATTTACTCTTTGAATAATACCTGATTCATTTTCGCCAAGTTTATCAAGCGAAACAGCTTTTTTTAGTTTAGGTATCTTACCATTTTTTGACGGAATTGGATGACCGTGAGGATCAAATTCAGGGAAATTCATAATTTCTTCCAATCGGTCGATTAAATCGTCTGAGGAACTATGCTCAAGATTTTCCGCTTCTTCATCAATTTGATGATATGGTAATCCAATGACCTTGTAAAGAAATGTCTCCCAGATTCTATGTCTGCGGACAAGTTTAACCGCTTCATTTTTCCCTTTTTCCAATAATTGAATTCCTTTATATGGAGTATAACTCACATATTTCTCTTTAGTTAACTTCCTTAACATATCTGTAACGGCAGCATTTGATACATTAAGCTGTTCAGCAATCATAGTTGGATTTACAATTTCCAGATCCTCAAGATTTTTATAAATAACTCTTAAATAATCTTCCTTAGAAATATTACTCATATTTAGTCTCCTTACATAATTAATTTAAGCTTACTTAAATTAATATTCAATGTAAACTTAAGTCTATTTTTGTAATTTATTGTTTAAGAATATGGGAGAGATTGGTTATTTAATTTAGAAATGATTAACTGAACAGCCCTTCACGAGTTTTGGTAGCCATAAGGTCGTGTTTTTCACGATAAGTTTGGCCAATAATTGCAGCAAGTATAAAAATTACAGAAATGATATAAAGCCACAAAGCTGTTACAATGACAAAGGCAACATTACCATAAATTCGGGAATAGTTTGCAATGTTTGTTACGTAATAAGTAAAACCTACTTGAGCCAGATGGAAAAAAACCGTTGCCCAAAAAGCCGATACAAAATAAACTCTTTTCTTCATCTTACGATAAGGAACAAGAGAATAAATTAAAAACATCATTAAAAAAGTTAGGATGTAAGGAAGAAGACCTATTAAAAATTTATCTAAAATTGAAAAGTCTATCTTATTTAAAATTTCAATCTTGCCTAAAAAAGCCTTAAATATCTGTATGAGCGGATTAAGGAGTATTACAACCAAGAAAAAAACAAGAGTTAAAATCACCATTCCCAAATCTCTTATTTTAGCGATCAAAATGTTTTTGCCTTTTTCAATTCCATAAATATTATTCAGGATAGTTCTTAAAGTTGAAAAAAGACCGCTCGCCGTAAAGAAAAGCCCAGCAATACCAAGTGAACCAACAAGCGTTTTATATTTTATGAATTCACCTATTCTTTCAAAAAGTATTTCTTTTACTTTGTCTGAGTAATCTGAAATTGGAATCATATCGTCGATCATTAAACTTATCTGGATAAGTAATTCTTGAGATTGAAGAATTGAACCTAAAACTGAAAAAACGATCAGAACCATAGGAATTATACAAAGCAAAATATTGTATGTCATTCCTGAAGCAAAAATAAATGCATGATGTTTATCCATCTTCTCGTAGATATTAACTGAATAAAACTTTAACCAATTCCAGAAATCTTTTAACTTTCTTTTCAAATTAAAATTGATTTTTAATTTCATTTACCTTCCATAGATCGCTTAAGTGAATTAAAGTAAGCATCATCAATTTCTTGGATTGATAAATCAATTAAATCATTAATCTTTAATCTATTTCCACCAACCTTACCAATTTTTTCAACTTTAATTCCAGTTGAATTAAAAAGTTCTTCAAATTGTATTTGATCTTCTGGATCTACAGTCACAACAAATCTTGATTGTGATTCAGAGAAAAGATAAAAATCTTTTCGGAAGTCAATCTTGAGTGATATTTCAGCTCCGACTTTCTTTTTTGGATTCATCACACAACATTCAGCAAGCGCCACCGCAAGTCCACCATCACTTACATCATGAGCTGACTTTATTAAGCCCGATCTAATTGCTTTTAGAAGTGTATCAATTGTTTTTTTCTCAAGTTTAAGATCGATTTCTGGGATTTCGCCTTCAATTCGATTAAAAATAGTTTTGAGAAACTCACTCCCGCCAATTTCATTTTTAGTTTCACCAATTAAATAGATTAAATCACCGTGATCTTTGAAATAAGACGATGTAATAAATTTTACATCTTCAATTAAACCAAGCATACCAATTACTGGAGTCGGATAGACAGTGTAATTTTTGCTTTCATTATAAAAGCTAACATTTCCACCAGTAACGGGCGTATCAAATTCAATGCACGCTTCTTTCATTCCTTCAATTGCTTCGCTGAATTGCCAGTAAATTTCTGGATCATAAGGATTTCCAAAATTCAGACAATTCGTAATTGCAATCGGTATTGCACCAGTACAGGCAACATTTCGAGCGGCTTCAGCAACTGCTATCATTGTTCCTCTTCGTGGATTGAGATAAACATATCTGCCATTGCAATCTGTTTTAACAGCAATTGCTTTGTTTGTTTTCTTAATTCTTAAAACTGAAGCATCGCAGCCTGGTTTGATTACTGTATTTGTTCCAACGGTATAATCATATTGATGGTAAATCCAGGATTTATTTGTAATGTTTGGTGAGGATAAAAGTTTAATTAATACTGAATTTAAATCATTAATTTCTGGTAAGTTGTCAAATGTTTTGTTTGTAAGTTTATCAATGTATTCAGGCTTTTTTATTTCACGATAATAAACTGGTGCACCTCCACCAAGAACAAGCGCCGAAGCAGGAATTTTTGCGACAAGTTTTCCTTCTTTATAAAATTCAAGTAAATCTTCATCAATTACTTCACCAATCTGAACACATTGTAAATCCCATTTCTCAAATACTTTCTTTATTTCATTCTCACATCCTTTCTTGCCGACCACAAGCATTCTTTCCTGAGACTCCGAGAGAAGTATTTCATAAGCTGTCATATCACTTTCACGAAGCGGGACCAAATCAAGATTAATTCTCATTCCACTTTTCCCTCGAGCGCTCATTTCACTTGTCGAACAAATGATTCCTGCAGCACCCATATCCTGTATTCCAACGATCAAATCTTTTTTAATTATCTCCAGTGTTGCTTCAAGTAATAACTTCTCGGCAAAAGGATCACCCACCTGAACATTTGATCTTCTTGACTCTGATTCTTCGGTTAATTCTACTGATGCAAAAGTTGCCCCGTGTATTCCATCTCTTCCAGTTGATGAACCTACAATGAAAACAGGATTTCCCTCTCCTTTTGCAACTGCTTTCGCAACGCGGTTCGTTTTTACTACGCCTACTGCCATTGCATTAACCAAACAATTATCAGTATAAGCTTCTTCAAAGTAAACCTCGCCAGCAACTGTTGGAACACCAAAGCAATTGCCGTAATCACCGATTCCTTTAATTACTCCATTGAGTAAATATTTTATTTTTGGATTTTCAAGATTTCCAAATCGTAATGAATCAAGTGCTGCAATTGGTCTTGCGCCCATTGTGAAGATATCTCTCAGAATTCCACCAACTCCTGTTGCAGCACCTTGATATGGCTCAACTGCTGATGGGTGATTATGACTTTCGATCTTAAACGCTATTGCGAATCCATCGCCAATATCCACAAGACCAGCATTTTCCTCTCCAGCTTGAACGAGTAATCTTTTCCCGCTTCTTGGTAATTTTTTTAATAGAGCAATAGAGTTTTTATAACTCGCATGCTCACTCCACATTACACTGAAACATCCAAGCTCGGTAAAATTTGGGACTCGACCGAGTATGTTTTTTATTTTTTCAAATTCTTCTTCGGTTAAACCATGTTCAAGAGCTAATTCAAGTGTAACTTCAGGTTCTTTCATTTTGAGTCAAATTCCAGATATTCTTTATAGATTAAATAGAGTTCTTTTGTAGCTATTAAATCTTGACTGCAATATTCTGCAATTTCTCTAAATCGTTTCTGATTATAAATTTCGTTGATGTTGTATCCAGTTACATCTCCCCTTTTTGGACTCTCAACTCCAAAAACTTTGCAATAGAAATCAAGATTATACTTTCGAGTAAGACCATAGAAAGTAAATTGTTCAAGTAAATCACAATGAAATTTTGAGTCGTACCGATAGGCAATTAAATTTTTAGATGGTTTTATCCTCAAAATTGCTGAGCGCAATAATAGAAAAGGAGCATCAAAATTCCGCCCATTGAAGGAAATAAAGCGATCGTACTTTTCAGCGATTTCCCAAAATTTTTGAATTAAATATTTCTCGTCGCCAGAATGAAAGGTAAACTCACCATTTTCTGTTTTATAATGCTCTTTTGTTTCTGCTTGAAATAAAACAAGTCCTTTTGACATTTGTAAGTCATATAATCCAATTGCAACAATTCGGGCAGTTAATGCACTAAGGTTAAGATAACGTATTGTCTCTTCAACTTTCTGTTGACGCTTCTCTTCTGTTTCTTCAAGATTTGCAAATCGAAGAAGATATTCTTGTTGATATTCATCAAAAGATTCAAATGGATAACCAACTGTTTCTATATCAAAGATTAATTCTTTCATCTTAAAATTTTTACTTCTTTATCGAATGTTTGGATTTCTTTGATCATTGAGTCAGGTATAGGTGAAGGATTCATTGTTATTGGATCAACATTCACAATCACACCACTACCACGAGCAATAAATTGATCAGTCGATTTATTAAAAATCAAGTGTTCGAAATTTAAACTCGAATTTTTTATGTAATCAATTCGAGTGAATATGATCAATTCATTTTCGAGATATGCAGGAGCAAAGTAATCACACTCATTGTGCGCGACAAAAAAGAGAAGTCCATCTGAAAATGTTCCATTCGGATTGAGGCTGTATCCCATCTTTTTTCTATAATCAATTCTCGCAAGCTCGAAGTAATTAAAATATACAGCATTGTTCACGACATTTTGAAAGTCAACTTCATAACTTCGTACTTGAATTTCAAGTTGAACCGGGAATTTTGAAACATCAAATTGTTTTTCCATCTTCATTCACCTTAAGTTTGGTTAGCTGCTTTTAATCGAAATGGGCTTTCAATATTTTAATTGCATCTTCGATATCATCATCATTGACATCAAGATGAGTGACGGCACGAACAAGATATTTTTTCCCGACAGACAAAAGTAAACTCATACCTGTTTTTGAAGAGTCTTTAACGATTTGACAAACTTCCGCAGCAGTTAAACCATCTACTTCAAATAAAATTATATTGGTTTGAACTGAATCAGGATCAATTTTAATTCGAGAGATTTTAGAAATTTCTTTTGCAAAATGTTTTGCTCTTCGATGGTCATCAGCGAGTCGTTGAAAATTGTGTTCAATTGCATAAAGTCCAGCAGCAGCTAAAATTCCAGCCTGACGCATTCCGCCGCCCCACGCTTTACGATAACGATGAGCTATTTTAATAAATTCTTTTGAGCCAGCGATAACAGAACCGACAGGAGCGCCCAACCCTTTTGATAGACAAACAGAAACGGAGTCAAAGTATTGAGCATATTCACGCAGACTAATTCCTGTTGCAATTGAAGCATTCCATAACCTTGCACCATCAAGGTGAAATTTCAAATTATATTTATCTACAACTTCTCTTATTCTTTTAATTTCTTCTAATGGGAAGATCGAACCACCACCACGATTGTGAGTATTTTCAACGCAAACAAGTCGTGTTTTTGGAAGATAATAGGCTTCAGGGCGAATTGCTTCCTCGACTTGCTCGGCTGTGAAAACCCCATTTTTTCCATTCAATGGTATTACCTGAACATGCGATAAACCAGCGATTGAACCAGATTCATAATTATAAATATGCGCATCTTTATCGCAGATCAATTCATCCCAGGGTTGAGTATGGGCTTTAATGCAAAGTTGGTTACCCATTGTTCCACTCGGTACATAAAGAGCAGCTTCTTTTCCTAACAACTCAGCAACCTTTTCTTGAAGTTTATTTACAGTAGGATCTTCACCAAATACATCATCACCAACTTCTGCTTTCATCATAAATTCTCTCATCTCTCTTGATGGTTTAGTGACAGTATCACTCCTCAGATCTATTACTCTCATTTCTTTTAACTCCAATTTTTTTTATCAATGTTATAATGAAAATTAAACCTGTGAAAATCAAAGAGATATAACTTATCAGATCTCGATATTGAACATAATAAGTTAAATCGTTATTCAAATAAATATCTTTAACAAAATAAGTTCTTTCAAACAAAGATGTCTCGTAGATTGTATTTCCATAAGGATCAATTATGCAACTGATTCCACCATTCGCTGAACGAACAATCCACCTTCTATTTTCAATTGCACGGAAGACAGCATATTGTTTATGCTGATAAGGTCCAGCAAGTTTTCCATACCAGCTATCGTTCGTAACTACAACTAAAAATTGTGCACCGAGTTTTACAAATTCTGCATTGAAAGATGGAAAAATAGATTCATAACAAACCACAGCAGAAAATTTTGCCGTATCCCCATCTTTCATTTTGTACTTAAAAACAGTTTGACTATCCCAGACACTCCAGTTGCTTATTCCAACACTCCATTTGATCATATCACCAAGAAAAGGAAGATATCGAAGATAAGGTGCACGCTCAGCAAATGGAACTAAATTCATCTTACCATATTCTTGAATTAAATCTGAGTCAGGTAAAAATAAAACTACTCCATTATAAGTATCATAATAATACGATGAATCTCTAGCAACTTTACTATCTCTTTTTGCCTGATCTTTAGAAAAATAGAAATGTACTAACGGCAAACCTGTTACAATTGCAACTTTTTTTTCTATGCAGAAATTTTTAATTCTTCTAACATCATCAGGATAATTTCCACTCAAGAGGTAAACTGGGAGAGCGCTCTCGGGCCAAACAATTAACTCAGCTCCATTTTGAGCGGCGCTGTCGGATAGTTGCAAATAAATATCAAGTTGAGAATTTACTTCATCTTCCCATTTTTCCCATGGATCAAAATCTGGTTGAATTACTCCAACTCGAACTTTCTTACCATCATAAATAGCGTCATTTAAAATCACTTTCCCATAAATAAACAGTGAAACTAAAATAATAATCACAATCGAAAGTTTATTTAATGAAAATCTGAAACTCTCGTATCGAAAATTTTTGTAAGCAGCATAAAGCAAAACATTAAACACAACAATTAAAAATGATAAACCATAAACACCAATGATTGAGGTTACTTGAATTATTGGCAAGTAGTAAGATTGAGTATTTCCAAGCGTCAACCACGGAAAAGCTGTCTCGTCAACTGACCTTAAATATTCAAGTGAATTCCATAGAAATGGAAATGAAAAAAGCGCCCATTTATCACTTAGATGTTTTTTGATGAAAAAGAAAATCACAAAAGGTATCCAGTAAAAAACTGGATGAACAAGAATCAATGCGACCGAGCCTATCATCATAAAAGGATCAGTCTTTGATGTCCATCCGCCAATCCAGAAAAGAGTAAGTGCATGAAAAATCAGCATACTGAAATAAGTGTATCTCAACAACTGGAGATAATTTTTTGCTCGATTAAGAAAAATTAAAATTGGGACTAATCCAAAATAAGCGAAAAATCCAGTTTTAAATGGCGGAAAGCTCAGAAAAAGAAAAATTGATGTAAGAATTGCAAGCGTTGTGTTCTTTATAAATTCAGGTTTATCTTCTATTCTTATTTTTAGCATTTGTATTTCGCTTTATGAAAAATCTGATTATAAAAATGGTTGCAATCACAATTAAAATTGCAAAAACAATTTTATTATATGTTGTAATGTAATAACTGATCTTTGAAAGATTATGACCAACATAGAAACCAACAAAAATTAAAATCAAATTCCAGATCAAGGCACTGATAGAACTTAAAATTATTGTTTTTTTCAAATTCATTTCACTCATTCCAGCAAAGAAAGAGATAATTGCACGTGTCCCTGCTAAAAATCTATTTGCAACAATTAACCAATAACCATATTTCTGGAACCATCTCTCTACAGTAAAAACTGCTTCAGGAGAAATAAACTTTATCTTACCAGCTTCCAGAATTTTATCACCAGCTAATTTCCCAATAAAATACATTACGATGAAACCTGTCGTACTTCCTGTCACAGCAAAGATTATAACAAGGAAAAGAGAAATATCGGCAACTGCAGCAAGTGCACCGCTAAATGCAACAATTACATCGCTTGGAAAAGGTGGAAAAATATTTTCGATGAATGCAATTCCAAACACCACAATGTAAATTAAGATCGGATTAATTGTCTTGAGGAATTCAATGATTTGTTCAACCATTACTGCTCATCTTTTTTTTCTGTAGA
Protein-coding sequences here:
- a CDS encoding acyl-CoA thioesterase — its product is MEKQFDVSKFPVQLEIQVRSYEVDFQNVVNNAVYFNYFELARIDYRKKMGYSLNPNGTFSDGLLFFVAHNECDYFAPAYLENELIIFTRIDYIKNSSLNFEHLIFNKSTDQFIARGSGVIVNVDPITMNPSPIPDSMIKEIQTFDKEVKILR
- the ltaE gene encoding low-specificity L-threonine aldolase, whose product is MRVIDLRSDTVTKPSREMREFMMKAEVGDDVFGEDPTVNKLQEKVAELLGKEAALYVPSGTMGNQLCIKAHTQPWDELICDKDAHIYNYESGSIAGLSHVQVIPLNGKNGVFTAEQVEEAIRPEAYYLPKTRLVCVENTHNRGGGSIFPLEEIKRIREVVDKYNLKFHLDGARLWNASIATGISLREYAQYFDSVSVCLSKGLGAPVGSVIAGSKEFIKIAHRYRKAWGGGMRQAGILAAAGLYAIEHNFQRLADDHRRAKHFAKEISKISRIKIDPDSVQTNIILFEVDGLTAAEVCQIVKDSSKTGMSLLLSVGKKYLVRAVTHLDVNDDDIEDAIKILKAHFD
- the lnt gene encoding apolipoprotein N-acyltransferase, producing MLKIRIEDKPEFIKNTTLAILTSIFLFLSFPPFKTGFFAYFGLVPILIFLNRAKNYLQLLRYTYFSMLIFHALTLFWIGGWTSKTDPFMMIGSVALILVHPVFYWIPFVIFFFIKKHLSDKWALFSFPFLWNSLEYLRSVDETAFPWLTLGNTQSYYLPIIQVTSIIGVYGLSFLIVVFNVLLYAAYKNFRYESFRFSLNKLSIVIIILVSLFIYGKVILNDAIYDGKKVRVGVIQPDFDPWEKWEDEVNSQLDIYLQLSDSAAQNGAELIVWPESALPVYLLSGNYPDDVRRIKNFCIEKKVAIVTGLPLVHFYFSKDQAKRDSKVARDSSYYYDTYNGVVLFLPDSDLIQEYGKMNLVPFAERAPYLRYLPFLGDMIKWSVGISNWSVWDSQTVFKYKMKDGDTAKFSAVVCYESIFPSFNAEFVKLGAQFLVVVTNDSWYGKLAGPYQHKQYAVFRAIENRRWIVRSANGGISCIIDPYGNTIYETSLFERTYFVKDIYLNNDLTYYVQYRDLISYISLIFTGLIFIITLIKKIGVKRNESNRSEE
- a CDS encoding DedA family protein, whose protein sequence is MVEQIIEFLKTINPILIYIVVFGIAFIENIFPPFPSDVIVAFSGALAAVADISLFLVIIFAVTGSTTGFIVMYFIGKLAGDKILEAGKIKFISPEAVFTVERWFQKYGYWLIVANRFLAGTRAIISFFAGMSEMNLKKTIILSSISALIWNLILIFVGFYVGHNLSKISYYITTYNKIVFAILIVIATIFIIRFFIKRNTNAKNKNRR